The Naumovozyma dairenensis CBS 421 chromosome 1, complete genome genome includes a region encoding these proteins:
- the MRPL51 gene encoding mitochondrial 54S ribosomal protein mL43 (similar to Saccharomyces cerevisiae MRPL51 (YPR100W); ancestral locus Anc_3.412): MVVKAIPRVSIARNGVGAFIFPCKKITLQYCNWGGSSQGMRDFLMSKRLDKLAKQYPFIQFHVMKKSGHPILRAEYNNNREKVICVRNLNIDNVENKLKLLKDSSGDVLRKRTKNDNVETLNNSVRGVWSPIHAATRHRI, translated from the coding sequence ATGGTTGTCAAAGCTATACCTCGTGTTTCGATAGCACGTAATGGTGTAGGAGCATTTATTTTCCCCTGTAAGAAGATCACATTACAATATTGTAATTGGGGAGGATCATCCCAAGGTATGAGAGATTTCTTAATGTCCAAAAGATTGGATAAATTAGCGAAACAATATccatttattcaattccatgtgatgaagaaatctGGACATCCAATCTTGAGAGcagaatataataataatcgAGAGAAAGTCATTTGTGTGAGGAATTTAAACATTGACAATGTAGAGAATAAgttgaaattgttgaagGATTCAAGTGGAGATGTCTTACGTAAAAGAACTAAGAATGATAATGTGGAGACTTTAAATAATAGTGTTAGAGGTGTATGGTCGCCTATCCATGCAGCTACGAGACATAGAATTTAG
- the TMH18 gene encoding Tmh18p (similar to Saccharomyces cerevisiae YPR098C; ancestral locus Anc_3.411) codes for MSSIKATSHLLFYSFAFGGTTFYSYFASPIAFKVLEREQFSKLQNNIFPYFFQLEAISPLILALTSPFSLTQGPIITLTMATLSGLTNLCWLLPWTRSIKEERKDIAENFKIDKDLKKFEKLDAPLKKEFGKSHGLSLLMNMTHTLSLLAYGVLFSRGIFKYVPK; via the exons ATGTCTTCAATCAAAGCAACGTCccatttattattctatTCTTTCGC ATTTGGTGGAACCACATTCTATTCCTACTTTGCATCTCCCATTGCATTCAAAGTCTTAGAAAGAGAACAATTCTCTAAATTgcaaaataatatcttccCTTATTTCTTTCAGTTAGAAGCAATCTCACCATTAATCCTCGCACTAACTTCGCCATTCTCATTAACCCAAGGTCCTATAATTACCTTAACGATGGCAACGTTAAGTGGATTAACTAATCTTTGTTGGTTATTACCATGGACAAGATCAATCAAGGAGGAAAGGAAAGATATTGCTGAAAACTTTAAGATTGATAAagatttaaagaaattcgAAAAACTGGATGCtcctttgaaaaaagaatttGGGAAATCTCATGGGTTGAGcttattaatgaatatgaCTCATACTTTGAGCCTTTTAGCATATGGTGTCTTATTCTCAAGGGGAATCTTCAAATATGTTcctaaataa
- the NDAI0A04910 gene encoding Tom20 family protein (similar to Saccharomyces cerevisiae TOM20 (YGR082W); ancestral locus Anc_3.410) encodes MPSTSSIIKTATITTSVVIASIGCYAVYFDYQRRKNPHFRKELRKKLKKEAKELEISKKKAEEEFLAKIREFLTQDLLNDPISMDPEKREEIFASNVEMGERLTIQPGQEIESASKFYRALCVYPKPTDLLKIYQRTIPENIYEIVQMMLTVVPPDNLMDFLKNSFDRYMRGVDPLVGLGSEVDVESDLANTNDDDVDHDIHEL; translated from the coding sequence ATGCCATCTACGTCATCTATCATAAAGACTGCCACAATAACTACAAGTGTAGTAATAGCTTCAATTGGATGTTATGCAGTATATTTTGATTAtcaaagaaggaaaaatcCACATTTTAGAAAGGAATTaaggaagaaattaaaaaaagaagcTAAGGAGCTTGAAATATCCAAGAAGAAAGCAGAAGAGGAATTCCTTGCGAAGATTAGGGAATTTTTAACacaagatttattaaatgatcCAATTTCTATGGATCCTGAGAAAAGAGAGGAAATATTTGCAAGTAATGTTGAAATGGGGGAAAGATTGACTATTCAACCTGGTCAAGAGATTGAATCTGCTTCTAAATTTTATAGAGCTTTATGTGTTTATCCTAAACCTACTGAtcttttgaagatttatcAAAGAACTATTCCTGAAAATATCTATGAGATTGTTCAAATGATGTTGACAGTCGTACCACCTGATAATCTAATggattttttaaagaattcattTGATAGATATATGAGAGGGGTAGATCCTCTTGTTGGTTTAGGTAGTGAAGTTGACGTTGAATCTGATCTTGCTAACAccaatgatgatgatgtagATCATGATATCCATGAATTATGA
- the LEC1 gene encoding Lec1p (similar to Saccharomyces cerevisiae YPR097W; ancestral locus Anc_3.408), producing the protein MVMSEANETSIPGSTASTSSDFLNAIEGHYLKRELLKYQLHKELDEFNKKDALRNFGFPFTKDDPKVSKSKPNTKSKLTNLPKARRSLSRSSSMKSSSSSKHIQERGGIHENDEIVLTKFPMCSYILQEFIMTLPLLSKNIAIDESFWQGKVQVFFEHFMSLGFSESYDRATMTKRKKISTKLSKIILLLFNSGIGTTNEKLYYEQDKFILEKEKARKRSKVEEFAIPTRETLQYLMTNETFFINGWDINVVSVVEESALFSNKNNNIGKEKSQPISSSKNKPISAYSYYTNKSMKSLSSTSKWMKNTLAIPTSPTSLFSKLSMGTMTSSTESSLSTLNSSEPIRHGRYFILKIKLEDSPDESQPIYVAKTYHHFKHLSHLLKKQYPGKKLPRLPHKTKKSISVVTRVDSNSNSSRSNSNRSGGKYRSGTGLPRETIVASFESENLSSSASSGNSSSLSLSDKNLENFIHPSSLHMTSNNIAIGNIENEEDEDDDDNPSELGTQIDILSIRKNEETAAEEDQDEDEEEDEDDDDDGDDDDDDDDDVFEDAVDSKTDRLVSERLRTSLRQYLRNLCQDKEISSSLLLKKFLSESQIDAAMFNSKVKQDIKNRELVDINNLETQLKFQKVALEKSLKLQESMKHLKMSLLEDENHIKDIFKEIKTKRNISELSPLLKDFVEWCKVYLSSIIYQIFLGNDNSYGFYTQIRRLHKLMPYTIMGQIMRVTNPMAIMKGMIDLFMAQPFGGQSLLQKMFSTILTDDLKNQKVIIKSLEVKILNEAKSSNEVIKCLKSVIFEDDKKNKSIDMHEIHLESDSMEMPVVVLLLMKCSDWKIISHNALTEVLESYNRWKINEKNAQENADIITDYEHSNDGVYFDDIKKLLKLYIKERDKRLMRQLWQDPELSRLLKATVTLIYEPMVKVFKIAKVEVALKNFERFMNDLIKLIDETINGQLGIVTGFNIVDSIYNLVTRHQDSFFEFVHDVYLHDTEGIFEGFVTWITEITKFLQHSKFAKEEDRINFNELLRETGSQVDKDLLRQQIDNVIKKKLVTRKLYKKLVDAKQKHQKNSFKKTANGIVQKQWEEVNALVIPKNSLAIGVDDGDLVDLDLDTEDYEFLQKDFGIALESKYQEVLNEEIDVSEIHKFGSLVFESALEKNLFPRKP; encoded by the coding sequence ATGGTTATGTCGGAGGCCAATGAAACTAGCATTCCTGGAAGCACCGCCTCTACATCATCAGACTTCTTGAATGCAATTGAGGGACATTATCTGAAACGAGAACtattaaaatatcaattgcataaagaattagatgaattCAATAAGAAGGACGCCTTAAGAAACTTTGGCTTTCCCTTTACTAAAGATGATCCAAAAGTATCCAAAAGTAAACCTAATACCAAATCCAAATTAACCAATTTGCCAAAAGCACGCCGTTCTTTATCTCGTTCGTCTTCAATGAAATCATCAAGTTCTTCGAAGCATATTCAAGAGCGTGGAGGGATACATGAGAATGATGAGATTGTTTTAACCAAGTTCCCCATGTGTagttatattcttcaagaattcATTATGACTCTACCCTTATTATCTAAAAACATCGCCATCGATGAATCATTTTGGCAAGGTAAAGTCCAAGTATTTTTCGAACATTTCATGAGTCTTGGTTTCAGTGAAAGTTATGACAGAGCTACCATGAcgaaaaggaagaaaatatcgACAAAACTCTCCAAGATCATCttactattatttaattctgGTATTGGTACCactaatgaaaaattatattacgaacaagataaatttattttggaaaaggaaaaggcAAGGAAAAGATCCAAAGTGGAAGAATTTGCTATACCAACGAGAGAAACATTGCAATACCTTATGACTAACgaaacattttttattaacgGTTGGGATATTAATGTTGTCTCCGTAGTGGAGGAGTCTGCGTTATTCtcaaataagaataataatattggcAAGGAGAAATCACAACCTATTTCATCATCGAAAAATAAACCAATCTCTGCATATTCTTATTACActaataaatcaatgaaatcattatcatccaCTTCAAAATGGATGAAGAATACTCTTGCCATTCCAACGTCACCtacttcattattttcaaaactatCAATGGGTACCATGACTTCTTCAACTGAATCATCACTTTCAACATTGAATTCATCGGAACCGATTAGACATGGTAGGTATTTCATCTTAAAGATTAAACTTGAAGACTCACCAGATGAATCCCAGCCGATATATGTAGCTAAAACATACCACCATTTCAAACATTTATCGcatttattaaagaagcAATACCCAGGGAAGAAACTACCAAGGTTACCTCATAAGACAAAAAAATCCATATCAGTGGTAACAAGAGTGGACtccaattccaattctaGTCGTAGCAATAGTAACAGGAGTGGTGGTAAATATCGTAGTGGTACAGGATTACCAAGGGAAACCATTGTAGCTAGTTTTGAATCTGAAAATTTGTCATCATCGGCCAGTTCTGGGAATTCATCTTCGTTGTCGTTATCTGATAAAAActtggaaaatttcattcACCCTTCATCTTTACATATGacatcaaataatattgcAATAGGCAACATTGAAaacgaagaagatgaagacgatgatgataatcCGAGTGAATTGGGTACACAGATAGATATATTGTCAATAAGGAAAAACGAAGAAACCGCTGCTGAAGAAGACCAGGACGAAGAcgaggaagaagatgaagatgatgatgacgatggcgatgacgatgatgatgatgatgatgatgtatTTGAAGATGCCGTTGATTCTAAAACAGATAGACTAGTCAGTGAAAGATTAAGAACATCATTAAGACAATATTTAAGAAACTTATGTCAAGACAAAGAAATTTCATCCAGTTTACtcttaaagaaatttttaaGTGAATCACAAATTGATGCAGCTATGTTCAATAGTAAAGTGAAACAAGATATTAAGAATCGAGAATTAGTTGACATAAACAACTTAGAAACACAAttaaaattccaaaaagTTGCCCTAGAGAAGTCCttgaaattacaagaatcaatgaaacatttgaaaatgtcattgttagaagatgaaaatcacattaaagatatattcaaGGAAATAAAAACGAAGCGAAATATCTCAGAATTATCACCacttttgaaagattttgTTGAATGGTGTAAAGTTTATTTATCATCGATAATATATCAGATATTCTTGGGGAATGATAACAGTTATGGATTTTATACACAAATTAGGAGGTTACATAAATTAATGCCCTATACAATAATGGGGCAAATAATGAGAGTGACGAATCCAATGGCAATAATGAAAGGTATGATTGATCTTTTCATGGCACAACCTTTCGGTGGTCAATCacttttacaaaaaatgttTTCTACCATACTGACTGATGatttaaagaatcaaaaaGTTATCATTAAGAGTTTGGAAGTTAAGATTTTGAATGAAGCTAAAAGTTCTAATGAAGTTATTAAATGTTTGAAAAGTGTgatttttgaagatgataagaaaaataaatctatTGATATGCATGAAATTCATTTAGAATCTGATTCTATGGAGATGCCCGTTgttgttttattattaatgaaatgtaGTGATTGGAAGATCATATCACATAATGCGCTTACAGAAGTATTAGAATCGTATAATCGTTGGAAAATCAATGAGAAAAATGCTCAAGAGAATGCAGATATCATTACAGATTATGAGCATTCAAATGATGGGGTCtattttgatgatattaagaaactattaaaattatatattaaagaacGTGACAAACGATTAATGAGACAATTATGGCAAGATCCAGAATTATCGAGATTATTGAAAGCCACAGTGACTTTAATATATGAACCAATGGTTAAAGTTTTCAAGATTGCTAAAGTTGAAGTtgcattgaaaaattttgaaagatttatgaatgatttaattaaattgattgatgAGACTATAAATGGACAATTAGGTATTGTTACTGGGTTTAATATTGTCGAcagtatatataatttggTCACAAGACACCAAGATTCATTTTTCGAATTTGTGCATGACGTTTATTTACATGATACAGAGGGTATATTTGAAGGTTTCGTTACATGGATTACTGAGATTACTAAATTCCTACAACATAGTAAATTTGCTAAAGAGGAAGATCGaataaatttcaatgaattattaagaGAAACTGGAAGTCAAGTGGATAAAGATTTGTTACGTCAACAAATTGATAATGTTATTAAGAAGAAGTTAGTGACACGtaaattatataagaaaTTGGTTGAtgcaaaacaaaaacatcAAAAGAACTCGTTTAAGAAGACAGCCAATGGGATTGTACAAAAGCAATGGGAAGAAGTTAATGCGCTCGTGATACCGAAGAATTCATTAGCAATTGGAGTCGATGATGGCGATTTAGTTGATTTGGATTTAGATACGGAAGATTATGAATTTTTACAAAAGGATTTTGGGATTGCCTTGGAATCTAAATATCAAGAAGttttaaatgaagaaattgatgtTAGTGAAATTCATAAGTTTGGATCATTAGTTTTTGAGAGTGCGTTGGAGAAGAATTTATTCCCAAGGAAACCATGA